Sequence from the Panicum virgatum strain AP13 chromosome 5N, P.virgatum_v5, whole genome shotgun sequence genome:
CGCATCCGCACCTGAAGATGACGAACTACCTCTGTCACCCAGACGACGGAACACAGATTATCGTGGCCAGGGGGAGAACTAGAATGATCCCGGAAGCCGGGACACTCATCATCGTCGGAGTTGCTACCAATGGGGTCAGGCCAATAAGGATCATCCGAGTCATCTGAATAGCCCTGACAGTCTTGAATCTCTAGGATCTCAATCTCAACACGATACTGTAGCATAGGCAAATCATGGTAGATGATTTCATGGGGACGCAAGAACAGCTCCGCGCCCGCATTGGGGTCTCTCATTTCAGGGATCCTCAGAAATGTGACATTGGGGATGAGATCCGGATCGGAGCACCAAGTAACGGCGTGAAAACGCCGAAGATCAGTACGAGCAACGGTGGATGGCGTAAGCTCCGGGCAAGCACAAAAATCCCCCAACACCTTCCAAGCAGTGGCAGCCGACCAGGCATGAGAAGGGATTCCACTGAGCTCGACCAAGACCCTAAACTTCATGGAATCGGCTTCGGCGGTGGCATGCCTGTGCCACCTCTTGAACTGCAGGACCAAGTCTTCCCTTGGGGTCGGTGTACCTTGAAGAACCAGCTCCAGAACTGCAACATCGTTGAAGATCAAAAGGAAGTCTTCCGGCTAATAGCGGTGGATTGAGAAGCTGTCTGCGGGAATGCCAAAAGTATCGAGGATGTAGCGCTTGGCGCGACTAACCGGGCAGCGCGGCCGAGTGCCGACCACCAGGACGACCAGAGCGTGACTGGCGAGGTGGTCCTCACGCGCCTGAAGGTGACCGTCGCGTGGCAGCACGCAAGAACGGATCGCCGGGCATCTGGACGGATGACCGGCTGGTGGGGGGCTCGGAGGTTCCTGCTCGACGAGGAGGTCAGGGTCAGGAACGACCGGCATATCCTCCGGACGCCGTTCCTCTCGAGCAGGAGAAGCCGCGCAGATTGAGGAGGGGCCGGAGTAGGAGCGACCAGTAGAGCCCGATGCCGACGAAGCCGTGGAAGCGGAGGCAGCGGAATGCCACGCACGCAGGTtgttgcgcgccgccgcggcgtcagGAGCCCGAGCAGGACGACGAACCGGTTGCCCACGACCACAGGCCAGCGGCGCGTCCCGCCGAGATCTCTTGCAGTTCTTGGCGGAATGCCCAACCTCCTCGCAGCGAAGGCAGCGAGAGGGATTACGGCAATGCGCCGCGACATGGTCGAAGGACAAGCAGTTGAAGCAGCGGCCGACGAGGTCCGCTGGGaccggacggcgaggcggtgctgCCGGACGCCGAGTGGCGCTAGGAACGCCACGAGCACGGCGGCGTCGACCAACAGCGGACGAGCAGGGCCAGGACGCGGAACCAGACCGACGCCCGAGCGATCCACAGGTGGGGGGGCGTGAGTGAAACGCAGAGAGCGCGCTGGAGGTGGTGCGACCCGGCGAGCATCCGCCATGAAACCCCGCGGGGAAGCCACCCGAGGAGGGACATCCAAGTCCTCGACGACCAGTGGTTCCTTACCCTTGGAGGTAGGGCGCGGGGTCGACCAGAGCACCTCCTCTTCGCCATCGGAGATCGAAGAAGGGATGCTGAAGCAGGGGCCGTCCGGCGACCGCGATGTTCCAGCCCCGAGAGAGGGAACGAACGGAGTAGCTGCGGGGTTGAGGGGCCGGGACCCCCCCACGGGCTGTACTTGGCCAGTGATTTCCCATCCCGGCGCGAGGGAGGGGGCAGCGAGTCGTCCATCGTCGCCGGTGAAGGGGTGGGAGGGTGGCGAGTGGTGCCGGGGGGCGGGATTGCCGCCAACGGAGGTGGTGGCCGCCGGGACCGGAGCGGTCACCGGCGGGGCTCCCTG
This genomic interval carries:
- the LOC120672304 gene encoding uncharacterized protein LOC120672304, with the translated sequence MADARRVAPPPARSLRFTHAPPPVDRSGVGLVPRPGPARPLLVDAAVLVAFLAPLGVRQHRLAVRSQRTSSAAASTACPSTMSRRIAVIPLAAFAARRLGIPPRTARDLGGTRRWPVVVGNRFVVLLGLLTPRRRATTCVRGIPLPPLPRLRRHRALLVAPTPAPPQSARLLLLERNGVRRICRSFLTLTSSSSRNLRAPHQPVIRPDARRSVLACCHATVTFRRVRTTSPVTLWSSWWSALGRAARSGAGSSRYTDPKGRLGPAVQEVAQACHRRSRFHEV